The proteins below are encoded in one region of Nocardioides marmorisolisilvae:
- a CDS encoding Flp family type IVb pilin, which yields MPTGPTHDDTGASAVEYGLLITGIAAVIAAAVFLFGGAVLNLFSDSCQSVAAHVSTTCT from the coding sequence ATGCCCACCGGCCCAACGCACGATGACACCGGCGCCTCGGCCGTCGAGTACGGCCTGCTGATCACCGGCATCGCCGCCGTCATCGCCGCCGCCGTGTTTCTCTTCGGCGGGGCGGTGCTCAATCTCTTCTCCGACTCGTGCCAGTCAGTCGCCGCGCACGTGTCGACCACGTGCACCTGA
- a CDS encoding sensor histidine kinase: MSQIRRVALAARVFSLAAILAMLPVSGTPTADGGLIVLLIAATGQVLSLSRRISETWIGILEGAVAAAAAVALAPGNDSVVPYLTVPVLIGGLAGRISGLLRVIATEAVVMTVGFLFLHELSRPVAARGIVWMVTGIGLGLLGASIHRLLAETATDTSYRNAADLIKQLQQVSGRLSDGLDLTGIADTLLAAASDCLPLRTSALFSRTPAGTITPLRCSAGSVPEEIGDHRAREYAWFDRAPIAQGRDLTVPLVRDGQTVAVLAATCEYPPSRQDLDDLVAALSPETLKLHAALLFDGVRSSATQEERQRLAREVHDGIAQDVASLGYLLDGVTPADPEQESQLGGLREEISRVVGELRYSVFDLRNSVTVGRGLGESLSEMARFVGSRTTMAVHLSLDESGPRLRPKIESELLRIAQEAINNARKHSAATNLWVTCRVRAPEAELVVRDDGSGLGPGRDDSHGLQIMKERAAAVGADLEIDSPAADSRGTCVTVRVDR, translated from the coding sequence GTGAGCCAGATCCGGCGGGTGGCACTCGCGGCCCGGGTGTTCAGCCTGGCCGCCATCCTGGCGATGCTTCCGGTGTCCGGCACGCCCACGGCCGATGGGGGCCTGATCGTTCTCCTGATCGCCGCGACGGGCCAGGTCCTGTCGTTGAGTCGGCGCATATCGGAGACCTGGATCGGCATCCTCGAAGGTGCCGTAGCGGCGGCAGCAGCGGTAGCGCTCGCTCCCGGCAACGACTCGGTGGTGCCCTACCTGACAGTTCCGGTCCTCATCGGCGGCCTCGCGGGGCGCATCAGCGGCCTGCTGAGGGTCATCGCCACCGAGGCCGTGGTGATGACCGTCGGCTTCCTCTTCCTTCACGAACTGAGCCGCCCGGTGGCGGCCCGTGGCATCGTCTGGATGGTCACGGGCATCGGTCTGGGCCTCCTCGGCGCCTCGATCCACCGCCTGCTGGCCGAGACGGCCACCGACACGTCGTACCGCAACGCCGCAGACCTCATCAAGCAGCTCCAGCAGGTCTCGGGACGGCTCAGCGATGGTCTCGACCTGACCGGCATCGCGGACACGCTTCTCGCTGCCGCATCGGACTGCCTGCCGTTACGGACCTCCGCCCTGTTCTCCCGCACGCCCGCCGGCACGATCACCCCGCTACGGTGCAGTGCGGGCAGCGTGCCCGAGGAGATCGGGGATCACCGGGCGCGAGAGTACGCCTGGTTCGACCGCGCCCCGATCGCTCAGGGCCGCGACCTCACGGTGCCGTTGGTCCGGGACGGACAGACGGTCGCGGTGCTGGCCGCCACCTGTGAGTACCCGCCTTCGCGCCAGGACCTGGACGACCTCGTGGCAGCGCTGTCCCCAGAGACCCTCAAGCTGCATGCCGCCCTGCTGTTCGACGGCGTGCGCAGCTCGGCCACCCAGGAGGAGCGCCAGCGTCTGGCGCGGGAGGTGCACGACGGCATCGCCCAGGACGTCGCCTCGCTCGGCTACCTCCTCGACGGCGTCACCCCCGCCGACCCTGAGCAGGAGAGCCAGCTGGGCGGGCTGCGCGAGGAGATCAGTCGCGTGGTGGGTGAGCTCCGCTACTCGGTGTTCGACCTGCGCAACAGCGTCACGGTGGGCCGTGGGTTGGGCGAGAGCCTCTCGGAGATGGCCCGCTTCGTCGGCAGCCGGACGACGATGGCCGTGCACCTCTCCCTCGATGAGTCCGGGCCGAGACTGCGCCCGAAGATCGAGTCGGAGCTACTGCGGATCGCACAAGAGGCGATCAACAACGCCCGCAAGCACTCTGCTGCGACCAATCTCTGGGTCACCTGCCGGGTGCGCGCCCCCGAGGCCGAGCTCGTCGTACGCGACGACGGCTCGGGCCTCGGCCCAGGACGCGACGACTCGCACGGGCTACAGATCATGAAGGAGCGGGCCGCGGCGGTCGGCGCCGACCTCGAGATCGACTCACCGGCGGCCGACAGCCGTGGAACCTGTGTGACGGTGCGTGTGGACCGCTAG
- a CDS encoding M48 family metallopeptidase: protein MNPPIGRLPDRWLSLAVTVVGAVAFLVLAALLVPWQWVPGGHYVHVRADQVFTAHQIAQGQRYSSAQRHLGWAAYAVSCLVALVLGLTPWGAGLLRRLGGRWWWKVAVGSAIVLAIGAAATLPFEWLSYQRAVAAGLSRQPASGWWHDQGVSFGVGWVPTAILLLVLVGVARRAPRSWPVWVAAATAVLGALASYVYPVVVEPLFNHFTPMGPSQLRSQIMDLAHKEHVHISDVLVADASRRTTTLNAYVTGFGNTRRVVVYDNLLREAPRGEILVVVAHELGHARHEDVVLGTVLGVAGGVAGIGLLGMVLSSERLLRRSRTGGADDPTVVPLVLALAVVATFLVSPVENTISRAIEARADRASLAATDDYRDFIAMQRRLAVSSKSDPTPPLWGQLWFGTHPTTLQRVGIAEALEHRAH from the coding sequence ATGAACCCACCTATCGGGCGACTGCCGGACCGCTGGCTGAGTCTTGCGGTCACGGTGGTGGGGGCCGTCGCCTTCCTCGTGCTGGCCGCCCTCCTGGTGCCGTGGCAGTGGGTGCCGGGCGGCCACTACGTGCACGTGCGCGCAGACCAGGTCTTCACCGCCCACCAGATCGCGCAGGGACAGCGCTACTCCTCCGCGCAGCGCCACCTCGGTTGGGCGGCGTACGCCGTGTCGTGCCTGGTCGCTCTGGTGCTGGGGCTGACACCGTGGGGTGCCGGGCTGCTCCGCAGGCTGGGAGGGCGCTGGTGGTGGAAGGTCGCCGTCGGCAGCGCCATCGTGCTGGCCATCGGGGCCGCGGCCACGCTGCCGTTCGAATGGCTGTCCTACCAGCGCGCTGTCGCCGCCGGGCTGAGCCGCCAGCCGGCCTCTGGCTGGTGGCACGACCAGGGAGTCTCCTTCGGGGTCGGCTGGGTCCCGACCGCGATCCTGCTCCTCGTGCTGGTGGGTGTCGCTCGCCGGGCCCCCCGCAGCTGGCCGGTCTGGGTCGCCGCGGCGACGGCCGTGCTGGGGGCGCTCGCGTCCTACGTGTACCCCGTCGTGGTGGAGCCGCTGTTCAACCACTTCACCCCGATGGGGCCGAGCCAGCTCCGATCGCAGATCATGGACCTGGCCCACAAGGAACACGTGCACATCAGCGACGTGCTGGTGGCCGACGCCTCACGTCGTACGACGACTCTGAACGCCTACGTCACCGGCTTCGGCAACACCCGCAGGGTCGTCGTCTACGACAACCTGCTCCGTGAGGCGCCGCGCGGCGAGATCCTCGTCGTCGTCGCGCACGAGCTCGGTCATGCCCGGCACGAGGACGTCGTGCTGGGCACCGTGCTCGGTGTCGCCGGCGGCGTGGCGGGCATCGGCCTGCTGGGGATGGTCCTCTCCAGCGAGCGGTTGCTCCGGCGCAGCCGTACCGGCGGCGCGGACGACCCGACGGTGGTGCCGCTGGTGCTCGCCCTGGCCGTGGTGGCGACCTTCCTGGTCAGTCCCGTGGAGAACACGATCAGCCGGGCGATCGAGGCGCGCGCAGATCGTGCGTCGCTGGCGGCGACCGACGACTATCGCGACTTCATCGCGATGCAGCGCCGGCTCGCGGTGTCCTCGAAGAGCGACCCCACACCTCCACTGTGGGGTCAGCTCTGGTTCGGGACGCATCCGACCACGCTCCAGCGGGTCGGCATCGCCGAGGCGTTGGAGCACAGGGCGCACTGA
- a CDS encoding CpaF family protein: MSSLSDRLAAAARGGSTPAPEAPAPAAAPSSEAAPSSETAPSGAGAPPPPPARVQGAHSGDPRTRARASQTRFDDLKASVHAELLVQLGPQLYDANLTQSELESKVRAALIDVMAADHRPLTAGDRQRITQEIADDILGYGPLEPYLRDTDVAEVMVNGPFDIWLERKGKLVRVDGKFKDEAHLRRTIDKIVSRIGRRVDEASPMVDARLPDGSRVNAVVPPLAIDGSSLTIRKFAADPFTVDDLITFGSLSEKTAEFLDACVRGRLNVIVSGGTGAGKTTTLNVLSSFIPDDERIVTIEDAAELQLKQDHVVRLESRPANIEGKGQVSIRDLVRNSLRMRPDRIIVGEVRDSSALDMLQAMNTGHDGSICTVHSNGPRDTLSRIETMVLMAGMDLPMRAIREQIASAVDLIVHQARLKDGSRRITHITEVERMEGDVITLQDIFVYDTGAGFDADGTSLGTLRATGLRPKFLEKMAHSNVRVDPRIFATGGFR, encoded by the coding sequence ATGAGTTCATTGAGCGACCGGCTGGCCGCAGCAGCGCGCGGAGGCTCGACTCCAGCTCCCGAAGCACCCGCCCCCGCGGCCGCTCCCAGCTCGGAGGCCGCTCCCAGCTCGGAGACCGCTCCCAGCGGTGCCGGGGCACCGCCGCCTCCCCCGGCTCGGGTCCAGGGTGCGCACTCCGGCGACCCCCGCACCCGGGCACGCGCGAGCCAGACCCGCTTCGACGATCTCAAGGCGAGCGTGCACGCCGAGCTGCTGGTCCAGCTCGGCCCCCAGCTGTACGACGCCAACCTCACCCAGTCCGAGCTCGAGAGCAAGGTCCGCGCCGCGCTCATCGACGTGATGGCTGCGGACCACCGGCCTCTCACTGCAGGTGATCGCCAGCGCATCACCCAGGAGATCGCCGATGACATCCTGGGCTACGGCCCCCTCGAGCCCTACCTGCGCGACACCGACGTGGCCGAGGTGATGGTCAACGGGCCCTTCGACATCTGGCTCGAGCGCAAGGGCAAGCTGGTGCGGGTCGATGGCAAGTTCAAGGACGAGGCACATCTGCGCCGCACCATCGACAAGATCGTCTCCCGGATCGGCCGCCGTGTGGACGAGGCCTCCCCGATGGTGGATGCTCGCCTGCCCGACGGCAGCCGCGTCAACGCGGTGGTGCCGCCTCTGGCTATCGACGGGAGCTCGCTGACCATCCGGAAGTTCGCCGCCGACCCCTTCACCGTGGACGACCTCATCACGTTCGGTTCGCTCAGCGAGAAGACGGCGGAGTTCCTCGACGCCTGCGTCCGAGGAAGGCTCAACGTGATCGTCTCCGGCGGCACGGGAGCAGGCAAGACGACGACGCTCAACGTGCTTTCGTCCTTCATCCCCGACGACGAGCGGATCGTCACGATCGAGGACGCCGCCGAGCTCCAGCTCAAGCAGGATCACGTCGTACGCCTGGAGTCACGACCGGCCAATATCGAGGGCAAGGGCCAGGTGAGCATCCGCGACCTCGTGCGCAACTCCCTGCGGATGCGGCCGGACCGGATCATCGTCGGCGAGGTCCGTGACTCCTCAGCGCTCGACATGCTGCAGGCGATGAACACCGGCCATGACGGCTCCATCTGCACGGTGCACTCCAACGGACCGCGCGACACCCTGTCCCGCATCGAGACCATGGTGCTGATGGCCGGCATGGATCTCCCGATGCGCGCCATTCGCGAGCAGATCGCCTCGGCGGTCGACCTGATCGTGCACCAGGCGCGTCTCAAGGACGGTAGCCGCCGGATCACCCACATCACCGAGGTCGAGCGGATGGAGGGCGACGTGATCACGCTGCAGGACATCTTCGTCTACGACACCGGGGCCGGGTTCGACGCCGACGGGACAAGTCTCGGCACCCTGCGGGCGACCGGGCTCCGCCCGAAGTTCCTGGAGAAGATGGCGCACTCCAACGTGCGCGTCGACCCTCGCATCTTCGCGACCGGCGGCTTCCGATGA
- a CDS encoding type II secretion system F family protein: MNTLLLLLGVAMIFAALFVVFAALGGLTQERTGVHRSLAVLEALTSAPQEMKQELEPPFSERVLIPLLGRLQGLGSRLTPADASVRLRQKLEHAGNPKGWTVDRIIAGKVLCFLAALVVSLLASVAMGIGFLPTLGFVVLASVAGYLTPNFYLYQVAYNRTEQMQRALPDAIDLLTISVESGLGFDAAVAQVARNSEGPVAEEFARMLQEMQIGRSRSDALRSLAERTQMPELRAFVSAMVQADAFGIPVGQVLRVQSSEIRVKKRQWAEEKAQQVPVKILIPLIFCILPCLFIAVLGPAAISIINNFSGTVG; encoded by the coding sequence ATGAACACGTTGCTCCTACTGCTCGGCGTGGCGATGATCTTCGCCGCCCTGTTCGTCGTCTTCGCCGCCCTCGGGGGCCTCACCCAAGAGCGCACCGGCGTGCACCGCTCGTTGGCCGTGCTCGAGGCGCTGACCTCGGCTCCGCAGGAGATGAAGCAGGAGCTCGAGCCGCCGTTCAGCGAACGGGTGCTGATCCCCCTGCTCGGCCGGTTGCAGGGCCTCGGCAGCAGGCTGACCCCGGCCGACGCCAGCGTCCGGCTCCGGCAGAAGCTTGAGCACGCTGGCAACCCCAAGGGCTGGACGGTCGACCGGATCATCGCCGGGAAGGTCCTCTGCTTCCTCGCGGCGCTGGTGGTGTCGCTGCTTGCCTCAGTGGCGATGGGGATCGGCTTCCTGCCGACGCTCGGGTTCGTCGTGCTCGCCTCCGTCGCGGGCTACCTCACCCCGAACTTCTACCTCTACCAGGTGGCCTACAACCGCACCGAGCAGATGCAGCGGGCACTGCCGGACGCGATCGACCTGCTCACCATCTCGGTCGAGTCCGGGTTGGGATTCGACGCCGCAGTTGCTCAGGTCGCACGCAACTCCGAGGGTCCGGTGGCTGAAGAGTTCGCCCGGATGCTGCAGGAGATGCAGATCGGCCGCAGCCGTTCGGACGCCCTGCGCTCGCTGGCCGAGCGCACTCAAATGCCCGAGCTGCGTGCCTTCGTGAGCGCGATGGTGCAGGCCGATGCCTTCGGCATCCCGGTGGGTCAGGTCCTGCGGGTCCAATCGTCGGAGATCCGGGTCAAGAAGCGGCAGTGGGCCGAGGAGAAGGCCCAGCAGGTGCCGGTCAAGATCCTGATCCCGCTGATCTTCTGCATCCTGCCGTGCCTGTTCATCGCCGTGCTCGGGCCGGCGGCGATCTCTATCATTAACAACTTCTCGGGGACCGTCGGGTGA
- a CDS encoding C40 family peptidase, protein MHDGRKRHTARKIVAAAFATALSGTLVCTAAPATAKPNVDTVQQKVDKLFHQAEIASEHYNSAKMQLHASSTTLKALSADLGRQRKVVDQLRQQVATMVVQQYQGQALSTATQLALSDDPSSFLDQLNTVSAYNSQRGEVMHQYGVELSRLKLREKAVGDEAKALTKTRDQLAADKADIDKRAAAAKQQLDQLQAEQRQQFLSGDYSGPVPSVNASGRAAAAVRYALAQVGKAYVYGAAGPSAFDCSGLTMRAWGAAGVGLPHSSNAQQGYGTRVSESQLQPGDLVFYYSPVSHVGMYIGNGLIVNAENPSVGVKITGLHSMPYSGAVRPG, encoded by the coding sequence GTGCACGACGGCCGGAAGCGCCACACGGCGCGCAAGATCGTTGCCGCTGCCTTTGCCACCGCCCTCTCGGGCACGTTGGTCTGCACCGCAGCACCCGCCACCGCCAAGCCGAACGTCGACACCGTTCAGCAGAAGGTGGACAAGCTCTTCCATCAGGCGGAGATCGCCTCGGAGCACTACAACAGCGCCAAGATGCAACTGCATGCATCGTCGACGACACTGAAGGCGCTCAGCGCCGACCTCGGTCGTCAGCGCAAGGTCGTCGACCAACTGCGCCAGCAGGTCGCGACCATGGTGGTCCAGCAGTACCAGGGCCAAGCGCTCTCGACCGCCACCCAGCTGGCGCTGTCCGACGACCCGTCGTCGTTCCTCGACCAGCTCAACACCGTCTCGGCCTACAACAGCCAGCGCGGTGAGGTCATGCACCAGTACGGCGTCGAGCTCTCCCGGCTCAAGCTGCGTGAGAAGGCCGTCGGTGACGAGGCCAAGGCCCTCACCAAGACCAGGGACCAACTGGCCGCGGACAAGGCCGACATCGACAAGCGGGCCGCCGCAGCGAAGCAGCAGCTCGACCAGCTCCAGGCCGAGCAGCGCCAGCAGTTCCTCTCCGGGGACTACTCCGGTCCGGTCCCGAGCGTGAACGCCTCCGGCCGGGCAGCCGCTGCGGTCCGCTACGCGCTCGCCCAGGTCGGCAAGGCCTACGTCTACGGCGCGGCGGGGCCGAGCGCGTTCGACTGCTCCGGCCTGACCATGCGGGCCTGGGGCGCCGCAGGCGTCGGCCTGCCGCACAGCTCGAACGCCCAGCAGGGCTACGGCACCCGCGTCTCCGAGAGCCAGCTGCAGCCCGGTGACCTGGTGTTCTACTACAGCCCGGTCAGCCACGTCGGCATGTACATCGGCAATGGCCTGATCGTGAACGCAGAGAACCCGTCGGTCGGTGTGAAGATCACCGGCCTGCACTCGATGCCGTACTCCGGTGCGGTCCGACCTGGCTGA
- a CDS encoding gluzincin family metallopeptidase — MRSDLAEPRRWRATGLVAALLLVALAALAGCSHEVSIRPPKPPQDVAASRADAAQQALDTLRRAIATGRPAPDLAAPGAAALVPQILRNAAALRVRHVSLDYLDANLGVPSRAQAARFGAGAWVASVQISYRIPEDTGATHMEAAFTFVPGRRTATIAAIGGHGERSPLWMRGSLQVRRTARTLVLDAGPGSPAPYVRLAKHAVRDVNLVLPRWRGRLVIEVPASEGELDSVLDAQRATYANIAAVTTTVDGSTIRGAPVHVFLNPSVFGTLKTKGAQVVVSHETTHVATNAPFAQMPTWLLEGFADYVALDHAGVPVQTAAAQILARIRKHGLPHGLPTATDLEPTAGGLGATYEEAWLACHYLGATYGEAKLVAFYRAVDHGMSLSAAFRNIVGVSQAQFVAGWRQDLARLAG, encoded by the coding sequence GTGCGGTCCGACCTGGCTGAGCCACGCCGGTGGCGCGCGACCGGGTTGGTCGCAGCGCTGCTGCTCGTCGCCCTCGCTGCGCTGGCCGGGTGCAGCCACGAGGTCAGCATCCGGCCGCCGAAGCCACCGCAGGACGTTGCTGCCTCCCGAGCCGATGCTGCTCAGCAGGCGCTGGACACGCTCCGTCGCGCCATCGCGACCGGGCGGCCCGCGCCGGACCTCGCGGCTCCAGGCGCCGCGGCCCTGGTGCCGCAGATCCTCCGCAACGCAGCCGCTCTCCGGGTGCGCCATGTCTCGCTCGACTACCTCGACGCGAACCTCGGCGTGCCCAGCCGCGCGCAGGCCGCGAGATTCGGCGCGGGCGCCTGGGTGGCCAGCGTGCAGATCTCCTATCGGATCCCCGAGGACACCGGCGCCACGCACATGGAGGCGGCATTCACCTTCGTGCCGGGCCGACGCACTGCCACGATCGCAGCGATCGGCGGGCACGGAGAGCGCAGTCCGTTGTGGATGCGCGGGTCGCTGCAGGTGCGCCGAACGGCACGGACCCTGGTTCTCGATGCAGGCCCGGGCAGCCCGGCGCCTTACGTCCGACTGGCCAAGCACGCCGTACGCGACGTCAACCTCGTGCTGCCGAGATGGCGGGGACGCCTGGTGATCGAGGTCCCCGCGTCCGAGGGGGAGCTCGACTCGGTGCTGGATGCGCAGCGAGCGACGTACGCGAACATCGCCGCGGTGACCACCACGGTGGACGGCTCCACGATCCGGGGGGCGCCGGTGCACGTGTTCCTCAACCCGAGCGTGTTCGGCACCTTGAAGACCAAGGGCGCCCAGGTCGTGGTCAGCCACGAGACCACCCACGTGGCGACGAACGCGCCCTTCGCGCAGATGCCGACCTGGCTGCTGGAGGGCTTCGCCGACTACGTCGCGCTCGACCACGCCGGTGTTCCGGTGCAGACCGCAGCAGCGCAGATCCTGGCCCGGATCCGCAAGCACGGGCTGCCGCACGGGCTGCCGACCGCCACCGATCTCGAGCCGACCGCAGGAGGGCTGGGCGCGACCTACGAGGAGGCGTGGCTGGCCTGCCACTACCTGGGCGCGACGTACGGCGAGGCGAAGCTGGTGGCGTTCTATCGGGCCGTCGACCACGGGATGTCCCTGTCCGCAGCCTTCCGCAACATCGTCGGGGTGAGCCAAGCCCAGTTCGTGGCGGGCTGGCGGCAGGACTTGGCCCGGCTGGCAGGCTGA
- a CDS encoding type II secretion system F family protein, with protein MRLLRGLLGPFAVAVLVGGALAAPSYAADGVSIDHVQTGNGTLKLLVSVPGTAAVDLKSVSATVGGTDATATAQEASTTNAVQRTTVLAIDTSSSMRGTRIREATKAAQSYLDTVPANVAVGIVTFADSVDELLPPTTDRAAARSALGGLSLSTHTSLYDGVSAAVDATGTAGQRDVLLLSDGKDTTGSSLQAALDHVRRSGVKLDAVSLARADASNKPLNAIARAGRGTVLSAADPTTLTAAYRSEAAVLARQVLVTVAVPASVTAKDADVAITLSAAGQSYTGSAFVAVHRSVATSPPATHAPTRVQAGALSIPWPVALGAVAAIGLALLALLMGLFGGLPQPVVGASVEDQIGTYGASGTGSRPGKRAIEKEAGLSLADQAKGVAARALANNRSLEARIEKRLEAAGMAVKPAEWVLIHGGIAIAAGLVGGLLGAGNPLLIVIFLAGGAIGPWIFLGLKRSRRLRAFDSSLADTLQLMSGSLSAGLSLAQSIDTIVREGTEPVSSEFRRVVVEARLGVTLEDALEGVAQRMNSKDFSWVVMAIRIQRQVGGNLAELLLTVAATLREREFLRRHVKALSAEGRLSAAILGGLPPLFLVYLTLTKPDYVHPLYTTPLGWVMCVGIAVLLTVGIFWMSKVAKVDL; from the coding sequence ATGAGACTCCTGCGCGGCCTGCTGGGCCCGTTTGCCGTCGCGGTTCTCGTCGGCGGAGCTCTCGCCGCACCGTCGTACGCCGCGGACGGCGTCAGCATCGACCACGTGCAGACCGGCAACGGCACGCTCAAGCTGCTGGTCTCGGTCCCGGGCACGGCCGCGGTCGATCTGAAGTCGGTCAGCGCGACCGTCGGCGGCACGGACGCGACGGCGACGGCCCAAGAGGCCTCGACGACCAACGCCGTGCAGCGCACCACCGTCCTCGCGATCGACACCAGCAGCAGCATGCGCGGTACCAGGATCAGGGAGGCGACGAAGGCTGCGCAGTCCTACCTGGACACCGTGCCGGCCAACGTCGCCGTCGGCATCGTGACGTTCGCAGACTCCGTCGACGAGCTGTTGCCGCCGACCACGGACCGTGCGGCCGCGCGCTCCGCACTGGGCGGTCTGAGTCTGTCCACGCACACCTCGCTCTACGACGGTGTCAGCGCTGCCGTCGACGCCACCGGCACGGCGGGCCAACGGGACGTCCTGCTGCTGTCCGACGGCAAGGACACCACTGGCTCGTCCCTGCAGGCGGCTCTCGACCACGTCCGCCGGTCCGGGGTGAAGCTGGACGCAGTCTCGCTGGCACGGGCAGACGCGAGCAACAAGCCCCTCAACGCGATCGCGCGCGCCGGACGAGGCACGGTGCTCAGTGCCGCCGACCCGACGACCCTGACCGCGGCGTACCGCAGCGAGGCCGCCGTGCTCGCTCGGCAGGTGCTGGTGACAGTGGCCGTGCCGGCCTCGGTGACCGCCAAGGACGCCGACGTCGCCATCACCCTGTCTGCTGCGGGCCAGAGCTACACGGGTTCGGCGTTCGTGGCCGTCCACCGGTCAGTCGCGACCAGTCCCCCGGCGACGCACGCCCCGACGCGAGTGCAAGCCGGCGCGCTGTCGATTCCATGGCCGGTGGCGCTCGGCGCGGTCGCCGCGATCGGCCTCGCGCTCCTGGCCCTGCTGATGGGGCTGTTCGGCGGCCTGCCGCAGCCGGTGGTTGGCGCATCGGTCGAGGACCAGATCGGCACGTACGGCGCCAGCGGCACCGGCAGCCGCCCGGGCAAGCGTGCGATCGAGAAGGAGGCCGGACTCTCCCTCGCCGACCAGGCCAAGGGGGTGGCGGCGCGCGCGCTGGCCAACAACCGCAGTCTCGAGGCCCGGATCGAGAAGAGGCTCGAGGCCGCCGGCATGGCGGTCAAACCGGCTGAGTGGGTGCTGATCCACGGCGGCATCGCGATCGCCGCCGGGCTGGTCGGCGGACTCCTCGGCGCGGGCAACCCGCTGCTCATCGTGATCTTCCTCGCCGGCGGGGCGATCGGGCCGTGGATCTTCCTCGGCCTCAAGCGCAGCCGCCGGCTGCGAGCGTTCGACAGCAGCCTCGCCGACACCCTGCAACTCATGTCGGGCAGTCTGTCCGCCGGGCTCTCGTTGGCCCAGTCAATCGACACCATCGTTCGCGAGGGGACGGAGCCGGTGTCCTCGGAGTTCCGCCGCGTCGTCGTCGAGGCCCGCCTCGGGGTCACCCTCGAGGATGCGCTCGAAGGTGTCGCCCAGCGGATGAACAGCAAGGACTTCAGCTGGGTGGTGATGGCGATCCGGATCCAGCGCCAGGTCGGCGGAAACCTCGCCGAGCTGCTGCTCACCGTCGCCGCCACCTTGCGGGAGCGTGAGTTCCTGCGACGCCATGTCAAGGCCTTGTCGGCCGAGGGCCGTCTCTCGGCCGCCATCCTCGGTGGGCTGCCGCCGTTGTTCCTCGTCTACCTCACCCTCACCAAGCCCGACTACGTGCACCCGCTGTACACGACGCCGCTCGGCTGGGTGATGTGCGTCGGCATCGCCGTCCTCCTCACAGTCGGCATCTTCTGGATGTCCAAGGTCGCGAAGGTGGACCTATGA
- a CDS encoding response regulator transcription factor — protein MARLTSVVLVDDHELIRNGLAGAFARAGGFEIVGDAASVAHGLDVAHDLRPDVLITDVNLPDGSGLQIVRTLRTERPEIGLVVLTMYAGDEQIFAAMDAGASGFVGKDAPSTDVVNAARQAAVAPRSFTCTGLATAMVRRRSSASPRLTDRERQVLQLLAEGLGVSGIASRLYISESTAKAHISSIYEKLGAANRAQALMTAIRTGVLGAEAPPP, from the coding sequence ATGGCGAGGCTTACCAGCGTGGTGCTGGTCGATGACCACGAGCTGATCCGCAACGGCTTGGCGGGTGCCTTCGCCCGCGCCGGAGGCTTCGAGATCGTCGGCGATGCCGCCAGCGTCGCCCACGGCCTCGACGTCGCGCACGATCTACGCCCAGACGTCTTGATCACCGACGTCAACCTGCCCGACGGCTCCGGACTGCAGATCGTGCGGACGCTACGCACCGAGCGGCCGGAGATCGGGCTGGTCGTGCTCACGATGTACGCCGGCGACGAACAGATCTTCGCGGCCATGGATGCCGGCGCCTCCGGCTTCGTGGGCAAGGACGCCCCGAGCACCGACGTGGTCAACGCCGCCCGTCAGGCGGCGGTGGCGCCGCGCAGCTTCACCTGCACGGGTCTGGCCACCGCGATGGTCCGACGGAGGTCGTCGGCCTCGCCTCGACTCACCGATCGCGAGCGTCAGGTGCTGCAACTGCTGGCCGAGGGGCTCGGCGTCAGCGGGATCGCCAGCCGGTTGTACATCAGCGAGTCGACCGCCAAGGCGCACATCTCCAGCATCTACGAGAAGCTGGGCGCCGCCAACCGGGCCCAGGCCCTGATGACCGCGATCCGAACGGGTGTCCTCGGCGCGGAGGCACCGCCGCCCTGA
- a CDS encoding Flp family type IVb pilin yields MFTFIYVMLESGIHSVDERLRARSEKGASAVEYGLLIAGIAAVIVVIVFALGGVLHNVFTNTCASINSNTAC; encoded by the coding sequence ATGTTCACTTTTATCTACGTCATGCTCGAGAGTGGAATCCATTCGGTCGATGAGCGACTGCGAGCACGCAGCGAGAAGGGCGCCTCGGCCGTCGAGTACGGGCTGCTGATCGCCGGCATCGCTGCGGTGATCGTCGTCATCGTGTTCGCGTTGGGCGGTGTGCTGCACAACGTGTTCACCAACACCTGCGCATCGATCAACAGCAACACGGCCTGCTGA